Below is a genomic region from Apodemus sylvaticus chromosome 14, mApoSyl1.1, whole genome shotgun sequence.
ttttggttttttggttttttggttttttggatttgtttttttcaagacagggtttctctgtatatctctggctatcctggaactcactctgtagaccaggctggcctcgaactcagaaatctgcctgcctctgcctcccaaagtgctgggatcactggcgtgtgccaccaccaccaggctactTTGAATGTCTTAAAGAGTGTGAatgttttaaagtgtttgaatttttaaaacctttaaaGCTGAAATGTACTTTGTATTGTTATATTTAATATTGATGTGACACCTTGGggacaatggaaaaagaaaaggctgtAGTTCAAGAGTGATGTGTGTATCAAGGAGCCAAGGAGTCAAATTGTTCGAGTtgtattttctgggtttttttttttttttttttttttttttttttttttgcgttgctttgttttgttttttgtcaacttgacataaactaaagtcatttttttcttttttgttttttggggttttttttgttttgttttttgttttttgtttgtttgttttgttttgttttgttttttctttttgagacagggtttctctgtggagtcctagctgtcctggaactcactctgtagaccaggctggcctcgaactcagaaatccgcctgcctctgcctcccacgtgctgggattacaggcatgtgccactacgccctgcattttttcctttttttaagagtcattttttaaaactttttgttgGTTCTCTGTAATTTCCCATCAtacaccccagtcccactcatcttccTCGTTCCTTGTACCCAACCCCTACCCTTACAACCTTCCCCCAAACAGAGAAAAAATATCTCATTGTGGAAGTTGTCTTGTGTCACAGGGTGCCCCACAGTACAcacttttgtccacacttctttgcttgtaaatgttcattgcaatcaGTCATTGGTCTGATAAGAGGCCTCAATTTCTGTTACTCTGTTAATagtggaacctcactgggactcagATATATAGTAGGAATTATATATTCTATCTAGCTTATATAAAACACACAGGGTCCTGGTATTTAATCCACAAGCCCTGTAGCCTTGGCCCCTTCATTCATTCCAGAAGTTCACTGATGGGGTAGATGTTAGTTAGGGTGGGacaattcaaagccctggagcTAGAACTGAGAGGATCTAAGCTGGTCAGTCTGATGACTCTCTCACTCTCATGCCCTCGGAGTGGCTCACTGCAGCCCCACCCCTCAActccaacccccccccctctCCTCAACCTCTAAAACCCGGGCCACCTCAACTCTGCTGCCCTGGCAAGGTACAGGGtccactctcctgagtgctgcagctggcTAGGGGTGGGGTCAGCTCGCCTGCTCTTATGCCCCCAGGGAACAGCTCTCACATAATGCCTGGGTGAGGTGATGTTACCcccagtggcagcacaggccaggaccccaCCATGGTCCCAGGCAGCATTCagatcaggctgttcctcaccacCCTGGAGTCTCTCTAGTTCTGCTTCTCTTCATTATGCCCacattcttctgtttctctttctcttccatttctccatcaCTTGCTCCTCTTGGTGGTGTCTGGGACCTCTGTGTGTCTAGAGTCATCTCAGGAGTGCTATGTACATTTCATGGATTATGGCTCTAGGCTGGTGACATCTTGGGCATGGTCAGCACCACCTAGCCTGTGTGGCATcagactggtggtcatctcaggctagctcaTCCGATGGTCCTCTCAGGCCTAAGTGGTTCCTCCCAAAGCTCTATCTAGGGTTCAGTCCCAGGCAGGGCACTTCTAGTCTCAGGCATATTATCAGTCCTGGGGGCCCACCCAGTCTTGCCTGGCTGGTGGTCATCGGAGACTCGACCTTTTCAGGCTACTAATTATTCAGATGTTCCtaggtcagaacactgagcatAGATGGagcctttctcctctctgccacctagtGATGTACATGTGCCTCAGTAGCCACTTAAGAGTCATTCTTTAAAGAGAGACTTGTCAGCTGAGacaatgcctccataagattggctAATACTCCTGAGatgtggtggcactcacctttaatcccagtacctgagaggcagaggcaggtggatctctgtaaattcaaggccagacttgtttacaaagtgagttccgggacatccagggctatgcaCTGATAAACACTgtttgggggtagggggaggagaaggaggagaagaaaaagaaaaaagaagaagaggaagaagaagaagaagaagaagaagaagaagaagaagaagaagaagaagaagaagaagaagaagaagaagaagaagaagaagaagaagaagaacaagaacaagaagaacaagaagaagaacaagaacaacaagaacaacaagaagaagaacaagaacaacaagaacaagaacaacaagaacaagaacaaaggaacaagaacaaaaagaacaagaagaagaacaagaacaacaagaagaacaagaacaagaacaacaagaagaacaagaacaacaagaagaacaagaacaacaagaagaacaagaacaagaaatagaaatagaacaagaagaagaacaagaagaacaagaagaacaagaacaaaaacaaaaacgggaGAAGAGAAGATTGGCTTATAAGCAAGTCTGTCAGACACTTTCTTGATTAACAATTAATGTGGGAGAAGTCAGCCCAGAGTAGATACTGAGAACCCCGTGTAGGTGATCCAGGGTTGTATGAGAAAACAGGCTGAGTAAGGCATGAGGAGAAATctaggaagcagcacccctccatgacctcaTCTTCAATTCCTatctttgagttcctgccccatTTCCTGCACTGACATTCCTCAGTGATTAAGTATGATCTGAATATTGTAAGCTGCAATGCCTACTCCTCACCATCACAACAAACAGCTTCATTTCAGGAGACCGTTCTTTCCACACAGGGATTTAAAAACCAGTGAGGAACAAACTTCAGCACACACTTTCTGATCACTAAAGCCTCATCCTTCCACATAATCGTTACGCCTTGGTTTCTGTGCACTGTCTGCTGCTGATATTGGAGGGGCTTGCCCATCTCTTTCCCTTGTGTTTTCTGTTTGTAGATGAGTCCATTCATGCTCACAGGTATGTTCCAGGCAAGCAAAACTCACCTTGATGAGCTCCAGACAAAACGTCTGGAGGAGATGTGCATTGTCATTGACAAGCAGGATCAGATCATTGGGGCTGACACCAAGAAGAACTGCCACCTCATGGAAAACATCGACAAGGGTGAGCAGAGAGGGGGCTGCCATCTGCAGGCCTGGTGCCTTCAGCCACTCCCTGAACCAGGCAGTGTGGGCAGGCAGCTGTCCAGAGTGTGCTGCTGGGGCTGCTGACTCGATGAGGTTAACACTTACATCAGCAGACTGGGTGATGCAGACTGTGACTGCTGCCTTGCAATGGGTTGGGAAAGTCAGACCCTGTAGCCAAGCTGGGGATACAGCAGCACACTTTTAGTCCTAGTGTAGAAGCAGGGGCGACTtacctctgtgaattcaaagccagcctgtctaTATGGTCAGGCCCGTCaggtctatatagtgagacctgtctcCAGGAAAAGGACATGGTGGGAGGCACCCCATTGTGAGCCCTCTCAGTGCCTCATGTGTCACCACCTCCAGGCATAAGCAATGACTCTGTGCTACTGGGTCATCCATATGCCTGTGCAGTGTGGCAAAAGCAGCTAGCAACATAGTTTCAAGTAACTAGAAATATAGTTTCAAACAGGTAGGAACATAGTTTCAAGCAGTTAGCAATTGTTTCAAGACTTTAGACTCACACAGTAGGGTCTCAGCCTACCTGGCAAGGCTTACTTTACTTCTTGGTTCTCTAGATTTTGTTTACAAGTGGAAGAAAACTGCAGTACTCACTTGTAGTCTTATTGTGGGCAAATAAATACCAAATCAGCAAATGCCAAATGACTGGCATAGATTCTATCCCAGCAAGGATCACCAGCCACTCCTGGTGTCACCGTCCTGAGCTAagatgagaatgagaatgagaatgagagagaaggtAATGGATATACAGACTCCATGCTGAATCCAGCCTGACCCTAACTCACACACTTGCTTTGCAGGCTTGTTACACCGAGGCTTCAGTGTGGTCCTCTTCAACATGCAAAACCAGCTCCTGGTCCAGCAGAGAGCAGATGCCAAGTACACGTTTCCTGGTGAGCCGGTTCCTGGTGAGCCGCCGAGCTCAACCTAGGGAGCGCTGGAGCGCTGGAGTCTAACTTAGGGTTTGGGAGCCTCAGAGGAAAGATTAGTGAGAAAACCCATCTGAAAATCCACCCTgccccacgtgtgtgtgtgtgtgtgtgtgtgtgtgtgtgtgtgtgagagagagagagagagagagaggagagagagagagagagagagagctcatcaGCCCACTCCAACTGAAGATACAAGGACAGTAAATTACAAGCCTTTTGTACCCAGAATTAAGCTGTGGAATTTTACACTCTAATATTTGCATACAGAAGAATTGATATTGATAAGTCTGAGGTGAACATCCTTTCTATACCACATATGACCAGGAAGGAAATCTCCCCTATCCAGTAAGAGAATGCTCTCACTAAAGCAGCATGTTGTACTCTGCCCCAGGACATTTTACAGATTCCTGTTCTAGCCACCCTTTGTATGTGCCTGatgagctggaggaggaggatgctGTGGGAGTGAGGAGGGCAGCCCTGAGGCGCCTGCAGGCTGAGCTGGGCGTCCCCCAGGACCAGGTACCCACTCACTCCAGCATGGGGCTCAGTGAACCTTGTCATCTGCTCGGGGGGTCTGTTTAATGGGTATAGTGTCACATGACAGTGCTGCCAAGTTTCATCCATCAAAGTCCTGACTCAGGCAGTGGCTGTGGGGCTAACATGGCTTCTGTCTTGTATAGGAAACAGCTTTCCTGTGGAAGTGCCCAAGCTTGGTCCACAGGACAGGCTATAAAACAAATCACTGTATTgaagctgtttttcttttcattctcaaAAGAAACCTTTCACATACCTACATATCCTAATGCTCAGAGCTGTGTTTGGCCTCATGTCCTGTTTACATGTGGTCTTTATTGTGAATGAAAACTGAAGCTGTTGTTGCCAGGAATTGTGCCCTCTTCTATGTGATCTACCCCAGTTAAGCTTAAGTGCTTCCTAGGCACTCTGTGTAAAGGGCTGAGGAACGGAATGAAccgttctgttctgttttgtattCTAATCTAGATTTTTGGTTTATCTATTACTAAATTAATACTGTATCAACTTTGACACAGATTTCCATAAAGGACATAATTTTTATGACCCGAATCTACCACAAGAGTCCTTTTGATGACATCTGGGGAGACCATGAGATTGGCTACCTTCTGTTGGTGAGGAAAGACCTTATGCTAAACCCGGATAGCAGGGAAGTGAGAAGCTATCGCTACATGAGCCAGGAGGAGGTGCAGGAGCTGCTGGACAGGGGGGCCCGAGGAGAAGAGAAAATCACGCCATGGTTCAGAACCATTGTAGAAGACTTCCTGTTCCCTTGGTGGCCTCATTTAGAGGATGTGTCTCCATTTGTGGAGCCTGATAAGATATACGGACTGTGAGTCATGAGACAGACAGTTTATAGGACAGGTCTTCTCCACCCCAGAATGGGAATAGCGTGCATAAAGGTGAGGCCAGATACAGAAGTGAGGGCTAAAATCCTTCAGTCACCAGGCCCAGCTAAAATCCAACCTGAGAGTTTCAACTAATTGTTCCCttgattcttctatctcttaaaaAGTTTTCAACTACAGTCTATAGAAATATCACTTTCCTTCCTAAAAGTTCTCTGTGGTGCATCCGTTCTCCTGTAGTCTCACGT
It encodes:
- the LOC127664775 gene encoding isopentenyl-diphosphate delta-isomerase 2-like, which codes for MFQASKTHLDELQTKRLEEMCIVIDKQDQIIGADTKKNCHLMENIDKGLLHRGFSVVLFNMQNQLLVQQRADAKYTFPGHFTDSCSSHPLYVPDELEEEDAVGVRRAALRRLQAELGVPQDQISIKDIIFMTRIYHKSPFDDIWGDHEIGYLLLVRKDLMLNPDSREVRSYRYMSQEEVQELLDRGARGEEKITPWFRTIVEDFLFPWWPHLEDVSPFVEPDKIYGL